The Neosynechococcus sphagnicola sy1 genome includes the window TCGCCAGGTAACTTAAGACAATCGAGACTCCCATGAGTCCCAGGACAGTCCCAATCCCCCCTGGGGTTAGCAGCAGCTCGACCCAATCTTGGTTGACGCGCAAGACGGCGCGGTCTTCATCCGCCAGACTTTTTAATAATTCTTCTGAGGATTCAAGGTAGTCGTCGGGGGGAACGGCGGCTCCCTGCTCCCAAAGTTCATCGGAGTCTAAGGTGGAGGGAGTGGGGAAGGAGTGGGAATAGGGAGCTGCTACCGTTGCAGCCCACATCGACTGGGAAATCCCTGATGCTTCTGAATCTAAAGTTTTTGGGGACTTGAGCGCCCGATCGCTGAGGGAATCTGAAGGGGGGKATCGACTCCTCTTGCACTGAGTCCAGCATGAAGGCCGGGAACATCGGTGGCATGGGTCGCCCAATGGGAGGATCTACCGGGGGGATGAGTGGCAGAGGGTGGTACAACAACAGCTGCTGGGAGAGCCGGGACTTCCAGACCATGGGAGGGAGAGGCAGCTGCTCGCTGTTGCCGAAAGCGGACTAGTTCTGCCTCCAGGCTGACATCCAGGCTACTGAGCGCTGAGCGGAGGGTTGGCTTTAGACTGGGAGATGCAGTCGGTTGCATCCTCAAGGCCAGGGTAGAAATTTGACTCATTGTTCCCCTCAAATGGTCAGGATTCTCATTCTTCAACGGTTTTAAATGATGCAGACTGGTTTGGCAAGATGACTGCTGTCCCAGAGATCATCCTCGATCACTCCTCCGACTTTTCAGCCTGCCCCAATCCTGGCATTCCTGAACCCTGCGTATGACTTTCCAGTCCCTCGATCAACTTCTCGGTCAATGGCAGTCCCAACAGCCACGGCAGCAGCAATTCCAGCATCTGGTGAAGGTTTGGCCAGGGGTGGTGGGTGCCGTCGTGGCTGCCCAAACCCGCCCCATTTCCATTTACCAAGGAACCTTACGGGTCGCCACCGCCAGCGCTGCCTGGGCCCAAAACCTCACCTTTGAGCGGCGACGCATTTTAATAAAACTCAACACTTTGTTGACAATCCCTGTGGAGGACATTCGCTTCACGCCGGGTCAATGGCAACAGTCTCCAAAGCTGCGCACGGCTACCCAACCCTCAATCAACCCATGGGCAGATCATCCGAGCCAGATCCCCGTGGTGCCGCCGCGCCTTCCTACCCCCAGCGTTGCCCCTCAAACCGCCTTCCAGCATTGGGCGACTGTGATGCGGGCTCGCAGCCAGTCCCTGCCCCTGTGTCCCCACTGTCATGCTCCCTGCCCCCCCGGTGAGCTAGAGCGTTGGGGTCGCTGTTCCCTGTGTGCGGCGAAGCAATGGTAGTTTTCCCCCTGCTCCCAATGATGTTGTCCCAGCTATCCCTCTGCCATGCCTGAAGCCATGTCAACTGCCTTCTGGGCCGCGATCGCCCAGTTCAATCGGGGTGAGTTTTACGATTGCCACGACACCCTAGAAGCCCTCTGGGTGGAGTCCAGTGATCCCCTGCGGCGGTTTTACCAGGGGCTGCTACAAATTGCCGTTGCCTGCTACCACCTATCGAATCAAAATCTTCGCGGGGCGGCAATTTTACTCGGAGAAGGACTCCAGCGCCTCCAGAGCTATCCCTCCGATTATGGTGGCATTGATCTGGAACAACTGCTGGGAGACACTGCGGGACTGCTGGCTCAGATTCAAGCCCAGCTAGCCAACTCCGATAGCCCCCCAGTAGCACCGAA containing:
- a CDS encoding DciA family protein, with protein sequence MTFQSLDQLLGQWQSQQPRQQQFQHLVKVWPGVVGAVVAAQTRPISIYQGTLRVATASAAWAQNLTFERRRILIKLNTLLTIPVEDIRFTPGQWQQSPKLRTATQPSINPWADHPSQIPVVPPRLPTPSVAPQTAFQHWATVMRARSQSLPLCPHCHAPCPPGELERWGRCSLCAAKQW
- a CDS encoding DUF309 domain-containing protein — its product is MSTAFWAAIAQFNRGEFYDCHDTLEALWVESSDPLRRFYQGLLQIAVACYHLSNQNLRGAAILLGEGLQRLQSYPSDYGGIDLEQLLGDTAGLLAQIQAQLANSDSPPVAPNSQLQLPQITRVKPFSP